A DNA window from Taeniopygia guttata chromosome 8, bTaeGut7.mat, whole genome shotgun sequence contains the following coding sequences:
- the PTBP2 gene encoding polypyrimidine tract-binding protein 2 isoform X8, whose protein sequence is MDGAPSRVLHIRKLPGEVTETEVIALGLPFGKVTNILMLKGKNQAFLELATEEAAITMVNYYSAVTPHLRNQPIYIQYSNHKELKTDNTLNQYEEYHRAQAVLQAVTAVQASNAPISGTTVSESAVTPAQSPVLRIIIDNMYYPVTLDVLHQIFSKFGAVLKIITFTKNNQFQALLQFGDPVNAQQAKQALDGQNIYNACCTLRIDFSKLVNLNVKYNNDKSRDYTRPDLPSGDGQPTLDPAIAAAFAKETSLLGLPVAAVPGALSPLAIPNAAAAAAAAAAGRVGMPGVSAGGNTVLLVSNLNEEMVTPQSLFTLFGVYGDVQRVKILYNKKDSALIQMADGNQSQLAMSHLNGQKMYGKIIRVTLSKHQSVQLPREGLDDQGLTKDFGNSPLHRFKKPGSKNFQNIFPPSATLHLSNIPPSVAEEDLRTLFANTGGTVKAFKFFQRDHKMALLQMSTVEEAIQALIDLHNYNLGESHHLRVSFSKSTI, encoded by the exons ATGGATGGGGCTCCTTCTCGTGTTCTTCATATCAGGAAATTGCCTGGGGAAGTGacagaaacagaagttattGCTTTAGGTTTACCTTTTGGTAAAGTAACCAACATCCTGATGCTGAAAGGGAAAAACCAG GCATTTTTAGAACTTGCCACAGAAGAAGCAGCTATCACTATGGTTAATTACTACTCTGCTGTGACACCTCATCTTCGGAACCAACCCATTTATATCCAGTATTCCAATCATAAAGAGCTAAAGACTGATAACACACTTAACCAG TATGAGGAGTATCAT cggGCCCAAGCTGTTCTTCAGGCAGTGACGGCTGTGCAGGCATCAAACGCTCCCATTAGTGGGACCACTGTTAGTGAGAGTGCAGTGACTCCAGCTCAGAGTCCGGTACTTAGAATAATTATTGACAACATGTACTATCCAGTAACCCTGGATGTTCTTCATCAG ATATTCTCTAAATTTGGTGCTGTATTGAAGATAATCACATTCACAAAGAATAACCAGTTTCAAGCTTTACTGCAATTTGGTGATCCAGTAAATGCACAGCAAGCAAAACAA GCCTTAGACGgtcaaaatatttataatgcTTGCTGTACCCTACGAATTGATTTTTCCAAATTGGTGAATTTGAATGTCAAGTACAACAATGATAAAAGCAGGGACTACACTCGTCCTGACCTTCCATCTGGCGATGGACAGCCAACTCTGGACCCAGCTATTGCTGCAGCATTTGCCAAGGAGACCTCTCTTCTAG ggCTTCCTGTTGCAGCTGTTCCAGGAGCTCTGAGTCCTTTGGCTAttccaaatgctgctgctgcagctgctgctgctgctgctggtcgTGTGGGAATGCCTGGAGTTTCAGCTGGTGGCAATACAGTCCTCCTGGTTAGCAATTTAAATGAAGAG ATGGTTACGCCCCAAAGTCTGTTTACCCTCTTCG GTGTTTATGGTGATGTGCAGCGTGTGAAGATTTTATACAATAAGAAAGATAGTGCTCTTATACAGATGGCTGATGGAAACCAGTCACAGCTGG CCATGAGCCATCTTAATGGACAAAAAATGTATGGAAAGATTATTCGGGTTACCCTTTCTAAACATCAGTCAGTACAACTACCTCGAGAGGGACTTGATGACCAAGGGCTGACTAAAGATTTTGGTAATTCACCTTTGCACCGCTTCAAGAAACCTGGTTcaaaaaactttcaaaatatattCCCTCCTTCTGCAACACTTCATCTGTCCAATATTCC ACCATCAGTAGCAGAAGAGGATCTACGCACATTGTTTGCTAACACTGGAGGCACTgtgaaagcatttaaattttttca AAGAGATCACAAGATGGCACTTCTTCAGATGTCAACAGTAGAAGAAGCTATTCAGGCTTTGATTGATCTTCACAATTACAATCTGGGAGAAAGTCACCATCTGAGAGTTTCTTTTTCTAAGTCAACTATTTAA